A genome region from Hevea brasiliensis isolate MT/VB/25A 57/8 chromosome 7, ASM3005281v1, whole genome shotgun sequence includes the following:
- the LOC110673548 gene encoding RING-H2 finger protein ATL78, whose protein sequence is MSTSTSTAQLFQDFVGDFYSRRLLLHTPLYQSPTAAAPAAPGNGHNPSETYTRDNNFDANVVMVLSVLLCALICSLGLNSIIRCALRCSNLVASQSAGDSSTRLANTGVKRKALKTFPTVNYSTDLKLPGLDTECVICLSEFTAGERVRLLPKCNHGFHVRCIDKWLSSHSSCPTCRHCLIETCQKIVGCNQATSSEPPPVQESIVNIAPLEPEEFGPEGSKVRPKNWSLFRL, encoded by the exons ATGTCAACCTCTACTTCAACCGCTCAACTATTTCAAGATTTTGTAGGGGACTTTTACTCAAGAAGATTGCTACTACACACCCCCCTTTACCAATCACCAACTGCGGCAGCTCCTGCAGCTCCTGGAAATGGCCACAATCCATCAGAAACTTACACCAGAGATAACAATTTCGACGCAAATGTTGTTATGGTCCTCTCAGTCCTCTTATGTGCCCTGATTTGCTCACTTGGATTGAATTCCATCATTAGGTGTGCATTGAGGTGCTCCAATTTGGTAGCTTCCCAGTCTGCTGGCGATTCCTCAACTCGATTAGCCAATACAGGAGTCAAGAGAAAAGCATTAAAGACGTTCCCAACAGTAAACTACTCAACTGACTTGAAGCTGCCTGGTCTGGACACAGAGTGTGTGATATGTCTTTCAGAGTTCACAGCTGGTGAACGTGTACGCCTTCTGCCTAAGTGCAACCATGGATTCCATGTCCGGTGCATCGACAAGTGGCTCAGCTCACACTCATCCTGCCCTACTTGCAGGCACTGCCTGATTGAGACATGCCAAAAGATTGTTGGTTGCAACCAAGCTACCTCATCAGAacctccaccagtgcaagaaagCATTGTGAACATAGCACCACTAGAACCTGAAG AATTTGGACCAGAGGGGAGCAAAGTAAGGCCTAAGAACTGGAGCCTGTTTA